A genomic region of Desulfosarcina ovata subsp. ovata contains the following coding sequences:
- the icmF gene encoding fused isobutyryl-CoA mutase/GTPase IcmF codes for MNNTPQVYRPKNNVRVVTATSLFDGHDASINIFRRILQSTGVEVIHLGHNRAVKEIVDAAIEEDAQGIAVSSYQGGHLEFFKYMVDLLKDGGAPHIKVFGGGGGVIVPEEIKELETYGVAKIYSPEDGTRMGLQGIINHMVQLMDFPRADETALNLTDLAPDNKLQVANLITTLEQAKAKQNGHLAPFREAVTARIGDRKVPVIGITGTGGAGKSSLTDELILRLLHDFKEIRIAIISADPSRRKTGGALLGDRIRMNAINNPRVYMRSIATRRSHTEIPDALAEVLDLVKAAGFDLAIAETAGIGQGDSHIIDMVDLSMYVMTSDFGAASQLEKIDMLDFADLVVVNKFEKRGGEDAVRDVCKQVQRNRMAFGQSPGEMPVFGTIASKFNDDGVTALYHALLDTLHAKTGVEFTSRLPRPDGKVSSSKTIIIPPERTRYLAEIAETVRGYHRETESQADAIRRVWHLEETAKTIGGDSLDGDTKDLIERLKLAIDKARADMDDATETLVKEWETTRAAYSGDELVYTVRGREIRVPLYTESLSHQKIPKISLPRFDDPGEIYRWLRRENLPGYFPYTAGVFPMKRVGEDPTRMFAGEGDPARTNRRFKLLSAGSEAKRLSTAFDSVTLYGYDPDRRPDIYGKVGNSGVSVCTLDDVKVLYGGFELCAPSTSVSMTINGPAPIMLAMFLNTAIDQEVEKYVKEQGQALSADEYARIKGVVLENVRGTVQADILKEDQGQNTCIFSIDFALKMMGDIQEYFIENNIRNFYSVSISGYHIAEAGANPISQLAFTLANGFTYLEYYLSRGMPLDSFAPNLSFFFSNGMDPEYTVIGRVARRIWAVALREKYGASLRSQMLKYHIQTSGRSLHSQDIQFNDIRTTLQALCAIYDNCQSLHTNAFDEAITTPTEESVRRALAIQLIINREWGLAKNENPYQGSFVVDDLTDLVEEAVLMEYDKITARGGVLGAMETGYQRSKIQEESMYYEMLKHTGGYPIVGVNTFRDPHADGADLVEGAGCIDLARATTEEKESQLERLAAFQARHADQAPDALARLQNVALSGGNIFAELMETVKTCSLGQITGALYDVGGQYRRNM; via the coding sequence ATGAACAACACCCCCCAGGTTTACCGACCGAAAAACAACGTGCGCGTCGTCACGGCCACATCGCTTTTTGACGGCCACGACGCATCAATCAACATTTTCAGACGCATCTTGCAGAGCACCGGCGTGGAGGTCATCCACCTGGGCCACAACCGCGCCGTCAAAGAAATCGTGGATGCCGCCATCGAAGAGGATGCCCAGGGAATTGCCGTTTCGAGCTATCAGGGCGGCCACCTGGAATTTTTCAAATACATGGTGGACCTTCTGAAGGATGGCGGTGCCCCGCATATTAAGGTGTTCGGCGGCGGCGGCGGCGTCATCGTACCCGAGGAGATCAAAGAACTGGAAACTTACGGGGTGGCCAAAATCTATTCTCCGGAGGATGGCACCCGCATGGGGCTGCAGGGAATCATCAACCACATGGTCCAGTTGATGGATTTTCCCCGGGCGGATGAAACTGCGCTGAACCTCACCGATCTTGCGCCGGACAACAAACTGCAGGTGGCCAACCTGATCACCACTTTGGAGCAGGCCAAAGCCAAACAGAACGGCCACCTGGCCCCATTTCGCGAAGCGGTGACGGCCAGAATCGGTGATCGCAAAGTGCCGGTCATCGGCATCACCGGCACCGGTGGCGCCGGCAAGTCTTCCCTGACCGACGAACTGATCCTGCGCCTGCTTCACGATTTCAAGGAGATCCGCATCGCCATCATCAGCGCCGACCCCTCCCGCCGCAAGACCGGCGGGGCGCTGCTTGGTGACCGTATCCGCATGAACGCCATCAATAACCCGCGGGTCTACATGCGCTCCATCGCCACCAGGCGCTCCCACACCGAGATCCCCGATGCCCTGGCCGAGGTGCTCGACCTGGTCAAGGCCGCCGGCTTTGATCTGGCGATCGCCGAAACCGCCGGCATCGGCCAGGGGGATTCCCACATCATCGACATGGTGGACCTCTCCATGTACGTCATGACCAGCGATTTCGGGGCCGCCTCCCAGCTGGAAAAGATCGACATGCTCGATTTTGCCGATCTGGTGGTGGTCAATAAGTTCGAAAAACGCGGCGGAGAGGATGCCGTGCGCGACGTGTGCAAACAGGTACAGCGCAACCGCATGGCCTTCGGCCAGTCGCCGGGCGAGATGCCCGTGTTCGGCACCATCGCCTCGAAGTTCAACGACGACGGGGTGACCGCCCTGTATCACGCCCTCCTGGACACCCTCCACGCCAAAACCGGTGTTGAATTCACGTCCCGCCTGCCGCGGCCGGATGGCAAGGTATCCAGTTCCAAAACCATCATAATCCCGCCGGAACGCACCCGTTACCTGGCGGAGATCGCCGAAACCGTCAGGGGCTATCACCGTGAAACCGAAAGCCAGGCCGATGCCATCAGGCGGGTCTGGCACCTCGAAGAGACGGCGAAGACCATCGGCGGCGACAGCCTCGACGGGGATACAAAGGATCTGATCGAGCGGCTCAAGCTCGCCATCGACAAGGCCCGTGCCGATATGGACGACGCTACCGAAACCCTGGTCAAGGAGTGGGAAACGACCCGTGCCGCTTACTCCGGCGACGAGTTGGTCTACACGGTGCGCGGCCGCGAAATCCGCGTGCCCCTGTACACCGAGTCCCTCTCCCATCAGAAAATTCCCAAAATTTCGCTGCCGCGCTTCGACGACCCCGGAGAAATCTACCGCTGGCTGCGACGGGAAAACCTGCCCGGCTACTTCCCCTATACCGCCGGTGTGTTCCCCATGAAGCGCGTGGGCGAGGATCCCACGCGGATGTTTGCCGGCGAGGGCGACCCGGCGCGCACCAACCGCCGCTTCAAGCTGCTTTCGGCCGGTAGCGAGGCCAAGCGCCTCTCCACGGCCTTCGACTCGGTGACCCTGTACGGCTACGACCCGGACCGCCGACCCGACATTTACGGCAAAGTGGGCAACTCCGGGGTGAGTGTCTGCACCCTGGATGACGTTAAGGTCCTCTACGGCGGCTTCGAATTGTGCGCTCCCAGCACCTCGGTCTCCATGACGATCAACGGCCCGGCGCCGATCATGCTGGCCATGTTTCTCAACACGGCCATTGACCAGGAGGTGGAGAAATATGTAAAGGAACAGGGCCAGGCGCTGTCAGCAGACGAATACGCCCGGATCAAGGGCGTGGTCCTGGAAAACGTGCGCGGCACGGTCCAGGCCGATATTCTCAAGGAAGACCAGGGCCAGAACACCTGCATCTTCTCCATCGATTTCGCCCTCAAAATGATGGGCGACATCCAGGAATATTTCATCGAAAACAACATCCGCAACTTTTATTCGGTTTCGATCTCCGGCTACCACATTGCCGAAGCCGGGGCCAACCCGATCAGCCAACTGGCCTTTACCCTGGCCAACGGCTTTACCTATCTCGAGTACTATCTGTCCCGGGGCATGCCCCTGGACAGTTTCGCGCCCAATCTCTCCTTTTTCTTTTCAAACGGCATGGACCCCGAATACACGGTGATCGGAAGGGTCGCCCGGCGGATCTGGGCCGTGGCCTTAAGGGAGAAATACGGCGCTTCGCTTCGCAGCCAGATGCTCAAGTACCACATTCAGACCTCGGGACGCAGCCTGCACAGTCAGGACATTCAGTTCAACGACATCCGCACCACCCTCCAGGCCCTGTGCGCCATCTACGACAACTGCCAGAGCCTGCACACCAACGCCTTTGACGAGGCCATCACCACTCCCACGGAAGAGTCGGTTCGCCGTGCGCTGGCCATCCAGCTGATCATCAACCGCGAGTGGGGACTGGCCAAAAATGAGAACCCTTACCAGGGCAGTTTTGTCGTCGACGACCTCACCGACCTGGTGGAAGAGGCAGTGCTGATGGAGTACGACAAGATCACCGCCCGCGGCGGTGTGTTGGGCGCCATGGAGACCGGCTACCAGCGCAGCAAGATCCAGGAGGAGTCCATGTACTACGAGATGCTCAAGCACACCGGCGGGTATCCCATCGTGGGCGTCAACACCTTCCGCGATCCCCACGCCGACGGTGCCGATCTGGTGGAAGGCGCCGGTTGTATCGACCTGGCCCGGGCGACCACCGAGGAAAAGGAATCTCAGCTTGAGCGGCTGGCCGCGTTCCAGGCCCGCCACGCGGACCAGGCCCCCGACGCCCTGGCACGGCTCCAGAACGTGGCCCTTTCCGGCGGCAACATTTTTGCCGAACTGATGGAAACGGTCAAAACCTGCAGTCTGGGGCAGATTACCGGCGCGCTGTACGATGTGGGGGGGCAGTACCGGAGGAATATGTAA
- a CDS encoding class I SAM-dependent methyltransferase, protein MQKNWTQTRTSTFDEAGARKMNEIAKTVFAPIYPVIARNAMAVTGISKGTCLDLGSGPGMLAMAMAREAPQMEIIAFDFSEASGRIGLENFTEAGLGDRIRTEAGDVHAMPFKDASVDLIVSRGSMFFWTDLKSAFSEIYRILAVGGATYIGGGFGNLELRDQVIAEMLERDPTWDCYAKKKAGADSHRRFTEMFREIGCTEFKIIDDETGFWVVVSKTA, encoded by the coding sequence ATGCAAAAAAACTGGACCCAGACCCGAACATCCACTTTCGATGAAGCGGGCGCCCGTAAAATGAATGAAATCGCCAAAACGGTCTTTGCGCCCATCTACCCGGTCATTGCGCGCAATGCCATGGCCGTTACCGGAATCAGCAAAGGCACCTGCCTCGACTTGGGCAGCGGTCCGGGCATGCTGGCCATGGCCATGGCCCGGGAGGCGCCCCAAATGGAGATCATCGCCTTCGATTTTTCGGAAGCCTCGGGCCGGATCGGACTTGAAAACTTCACCGAGGCCGGGCTCGGTGACCGAATCCGCACGGAAGCGGGGGATGTGCACGCGATGCCTTTTAAAGACGCCAGCGTCGACCTGATCGTCAGCCGGGGGTCCATGTTTTTCTGGACGGACCTCAAATCCGCCTTCAGTGAAATCTACCGCATCCTGGCCGTGGGCGGAGCCACCTATATCGGCGGCGGATTCGGCAATTTGGAACTCCGTGACCAGGTCATTGCCGAAATGCTCGAACGTGATCCCACATGGGACTGCTACGCCAAGAAAAAAGCCGGTGCGGACAGCCACCGGCGTTTCACCGAGATGTTCCGTGAAATCGGCTGCACGGAGTTTAAAATCATCGATGACGAAACCGGATTCTGGGTCGTTGTGTCCAAAACTGCCTGA
- a CDS encoding RNA polymerase sigma factor RpoD/SigA — MNVTTNASPNSAIQLYLRDMGKYQLLDREEERTLARRVQMKNDQSALDRLVRGNLRLVVKIAKDFWTGGQVSLMDLIQEGNLGLVRAARKFDPRKQVKFSYYASFWIKAYIHKYLMDNHRSVRIGTTQSQRKLFFNLKKTTAQLSREGIEPTPAAIAKRLEVPKKDVVEMQQRLDQADLSLNAPLRSRENEEGMDRLVDMSTSAEEEVEAVQMQALLQENTQQFKRGLDARDRAILDRRILADQPDTLQTLGDHFGISRERIRQLEKRIINQLKAYLSARLPDMENYMLN; from the coding sequence ATGAACGTTACGACGAATGCATCACCCAATTCGGCCATTCAGCTCTATTTACGGGATATGGGAAAATACCAGCTGCTCGATCGGGAAGAGGAACGGACCCTGGCCCGCAGGGTACAGATGAAAAACGACCAAAGCGCCTTGGACCGGCTGGTGAGGGGCAATCTGCGATTGGTGGTCAAAATCGCCAAGGATTTCTGGACAGGCGGCCAGGTCTCGCTCATGGACCTGATCCAGGAAGGCAATTTGGGGCTGGTTCGGGCGGCCCGCAAATTCGATCCGCGCAAGCAGGTTAAGTTTTCTTACTATGCCAGCTTCTGGATCAAGGCGTATATTCACAAATACCTCATGGACAATCACCGCAGTGTCCGTATCGGTACGACCCAGTCCCAGCGCAAACTCTTTTTCAACCTGAAAAAAACCACCGCCCAATTGAGCCGGGAGGGTATTGAACCGACACCGGCAGCCATCGCCAAACGGCTGGAGGTTCCGAAAAAAGACGTTGTCGAGATGCAACAACGTCTCGATCAGGCCGACCTGTCGCTCAACGCCCCCTTGCGCAGCCGTGAAAACGAGGAGGGCATGGACCGACTGGTCGACATGTCAACATCGGCGGAAGAGGAAGTCGAGGCCGTCCAGATGCAGGCCCTGCTGCAGGAAAACACACAGCAATTCAAAAGGGGGCTCGACGCGAGGGACCGGGCCATTCTCGACCGCCGCATCCTCGCCGACCAGCCCGACACCCTGCAGACCCTCGGTGACCATTTTGGCATTTCCCGGGAGAGAATCCGCCAACTGGAAAAACGGATCATCAACCAGCTGAAAGCGTATCTGTCGGCACGGCTCCCGGATATGGAAAACTACATGCTGAATTAG
- a CDS encoding DUF6765 family protein, whose protein sequence is MQIDFHHATTYVAARLAGFDPADADIIAYAAQYVDDATSAGAIHFDNKAMYQRISSAHKMLDKRNAEALANHLVWIPFHFLPGNAGMAADQNPDGAFIEKIICTPDSPIAREMVRQAIVEKEKPYGLQRLGVAMHVYADTWAHQGFAGVLHPVNEVENAKETGKSGGFSKKLSTILNDFLDDAIPPLGHGRALTFPDMPFLKWRYKNYQGVEIVRDNTALFCEAANHLCMAMQRYIAGDADADVPGMDAGDRQKIEDLFLSTTKDDGEKRHAVWIKAIKSGAFSFGGETIAYAGKGKGSWKEQALGTNFDLPVHTFKEKFMQSNWKRFHDAVQAHRLHVVHDLLPKYGICAA, encoded by the coding sequence ATGCAGATTGATTTTCACCACGCCACGACCTATGTGGCCGCCCGGCTGGCGGGATTTGACCCTGCGGATGCGGATATCATCGCCTACGCCGCCCAGTATGTTGATGACGCGACCAGCGCCGGGGCGATTCACTTCGACAACAAGGCCATGTACCAACGCATCAGTTCCGCCCACAAGATGCTCGACAAACGCAATGCCGAGGCCCTGGCCAACCATCTGGTCTGGATCCCGTTCCATTTTCTGCCGGGCAACGCCGGGATGGCGGCGGATCAGAACCCGGATGGCGCGTTTATTGAGAAGATCATCTGCACCCCCGACAGCCCCATTGCCCGGGAGATGGTCCGCCAGGCGATTGTTGAAAAAGAGAAGCCTTACGGGTTGCAGCGGCTGGGGGTTGCCATGCACGTCTATGCCGATACATGGGCCCACCAGGGGTTTGCCGGGGTTCTGCATCCGGTCAATGAAGTCGAAAACGCCAAGGAGACGGGAAAATCCGGCGGGTTTTCAAAGAAGCTTTCCACCATCCTGAACGATTTTCTGGATGACGCGATTCCGCCCCTGGGCCATGGCCGGGCCCTGACCTTTCCCGACATGCCGTTTTTAAAATGGCGCTATAAAAATTATCAGGGGGTGGAGATCGTCCGCGACAACACTGCCCTTTTTTGTGAGGCCGCCAACCACCTGTGCATGGCCATGCAGCGCTACATCGCCGGCGATGCCGATGCCGATGTGCCGGGGATGGACGCCGGCGATCGACAGAAAATAGAAGATCTTTTTTTGTCGACCACCAAAGACGACGGTGAAAAAAGGCACGCCGTATGGATTAAAGCCATTAAAAGCGGTGCCTTCAGTTTTGGCGGGGAAACCATCGCCTATGCCGGGAAGGGAAAGGGGTCGTGGAAGGAGCAGGCCCTGGGGACCAATTTTGACCTGCCGGTCCACACCTTTAAAGAAAAATTTATGCAGAGCAACTGGAAACGATTTCACGATGCCGTGCAGGCCCATCGTCTCCATGTGGTCCATGATCTGTTGCCCAAATACGGCATTTGCGCGGCATGA
- a CDS encoding glycyl-radical enzyme activating protein — protein sequence MEAIIGDIGRYAIHDGPGIRTTVFFKGCPMHCPWCHNPEFIRPQPEILFYADRCIGCGECVDRCPESAIDLNAPQRIDRRRCTACGECTPTCPTRALAVAGTRYGVDDLVAVLLRDRLFYDASGGGVTLSGGEPTLQMAFMARLLRRLKAEGLHTVLETGGFFPFAPFQAECLDFIDLIYFDLKISDPGRHQRITGVDNRLIWSTLAHLARWAPDRLVPRIPLIPGYTATRENLIALSGRIREMGLARPVLLPYHPFGRSKAVHVGRQADAALPRVPMSAEELARWSACVEPNDSTQKIAKEENDAD from the coding sequence ATGGAAGCGATCATCGGGGATATCGGCCGCTATGCCATTCACGACGGTCCGGGCATCCGCACCACGGTTTTTTTCAAAGGCTGCCCGATGCACTGCCCGTGGTGCCACAACCCTGAGTTCATCCGTCCGCAGCCGGAAATCCTTTTTTATGCGGATCGCTGCATCGGATGTGGCGAGTGTGTCGACCGGTGTCCCGAATCGGCGATTGACCTGAACGCTCCGCAGCGGATCGACCGGCGCCGCTGCACGGCATGTGGCGAATGTACCCCGACCTGTCCCACCCGTGCGCTGGCCGTTGCCGGAACGCGTTACGGGGTGGATGACCTGGTGGCGGTGCTGCTGCGGGATCGTTTGTTTTATGATGCGTCGGGTGGCGGTGTCACCCTCTCCGGGGGGGAGCCGACCCTGCAGATGGCATTCATGGCCCGGCTGTTGCGACGGCTGAAAGCGGAGGGGCTCCACACGGTGTTGGAAACCGGTGGGTTCTTCCCCTTCGCGCCATTTCAGGCCGAGTGTCTGGATTTTATCGATCTGATCTATTTTGATCTGAAAATCAGCGATCCGGGTCGTCACCAGCGGATTACCGGCGTGGACAACCGCCTGATCTGGTCCACCCTTGCCCATCTGGCCCGGTGGGCACCCGACCGGCTTGTGCCGCGGATTCCGCTGATCCCCGGGTATACGGCCACCCGGGAGAACCTTATTGCCCTGTCCGGCCGGATCCGTGAAATGGGCCTTGCGCGGCCCGTGCTGCTCCCCTATCACCCCTTTGGACGTTCCAAAGCCGTCCATGTCGGCCGCCAGGCGGATGCCGCCCTGCCCCGGGTGCCCATGAGCGCCGAAGAACTGGCCAGGTGGTCGGCATGTGTTGAACCAAACGATTCCACGCAAAAGATCGCAAAGGAGGAGAACGATGCAGATTGA
- a CDS encoding pyruvate formate lyase family protein, with protein MITLEDIRLSEYTLEHLPRLEELRRLSFVRKPEICIERARCITKYLKYRDDPTDSPELRQAKKVHHFLRRKAARFHDCNLLAGTTTSKALGAPLFPEFFALSLWPELETVSTREKNPQALSAEDARELNQLIFPFWMDRSVLEVARTRFDNPKCLKLFESLVFFIAGKAGCISHCVPTYTPMLEKGLVGLIDEATAREAEASQAGGGVNSRQVQFYRAIKIALQGIIEYAGHLADEAAYQARIIDDPELKKEFADMAEVCRQVPAHPARSFREAVNAIWICQIGMHAENINMAMSPGRLDQVLYPYFRRDMDTGRLDIAGAMELIGCLWLKISDNVIMVPEASEEMFGGAGTVPAITLGGVDSQGEDAVNDLTYLMLRVTELLKIRDPNVNARYHYEKNSDDYRRRVAEVIINTRAVPAFFNDVANIKALCGQGETLAHARDYAVIGCVELASSGRDYPASSSIMLNLSAAMEMALYGGRRPITGETQIGPATAPAAQITSFEQFWEAFKQQLDWLIDQAVQTNEILGAVHQEMMPSPLLSAFFEGPMQNGRDLIQGGALYNSSGATHIGFADTVDSLSAIESAVFARQKVSFTELVQAMENDFSGADGEKLRLYLKNQTPKYGTEDPIARKNARNLVGHLFRTYQSRTNYRGGKYRPAYWTMTNHAGLGGISGAMPNGRKSGGLFASGITPVSGAAPELTACLNAVAELGGEQVPGCWALNIKYTPEDDVAAMSQRFAQTIEAYFRAGGQQVQFNIMDYAMLKDAKKHPENYPELMVRVSGYSAYFKDLNDLMKDELITRTQYGLTDGRAVPFNDD; from the coding sequence ATGATTACACTGGAAGATATCAGGCTGAGTGAATACACGCTGGAACATCTTCCCCGGTTGGAAGAACTGCGCCGGCTTTCCTTTGTCCGCAAGCCCGAAATCTGTATCGAACGGGCGCGCTGCATTACCAAATACCTGAAGTACAGGGACGACCCCACCGACTCGCCCGAACTGCGGCAGGCCAAAAAGGTCCACCATTTTCTGCGGCGCAAGGCCGCCCGGTTCCATGACTGCAATCTGCTGGCCGGAACCACCACCAGCAAGGCCCTGGGGGCGCCGTTGTTTCCGGAATTTTTTGCGCTTTCCCTGTGGCCGGAGCTGGAGACGGTCAGCACCCGCGAAAAGAATCCCCAGGCCCTGTCCGCGGAAGACGCCCGCGAACTGAACCAGCTGATTTTTCCCTTCTGGATGGACCGGAGCGTCCTGGAAGTGGCCCGCACCCGGTTTGACAATCCCAAATGCCTCAAGCTGTTCGAAAGCCTGGTCTTCTTTATCGCCGGCAAGGCCGGTTGCATTTCCCACTGTGTGCCCACCTATACGCCCATGCTGGAGAAAGGTTTGGTGGGCTTGATCGACGAAGCCACCGCGCGCGAGGCCGAGGCCTCACAGGCCGGTGGCGGGGTCAACTCCCGCCAGGTTCAGTTTTACCGCGCCATCAAAATTGCCCTGCAGGGAATCATCGAATATGCCGGCCATCTGGCCGACGAGGCCGCCTACCAGGCGCGGATCATTGACGATCCGGAGCTGAAAAAGGAGTTTGCCGACATGGCCGAGGTCTGCCGGCAGGTGCCGGCCCATCCGGCCCGGTCGTTCCGCGAAGCGGTCAACGCCATCTGGATCTGCCAGATCGGCATGCATGCCGAAAACATCAACATGGCCATGAGTCCGGGGCGACTGGATCAGGTGCTCTATCCCTATTTCCGGCGGGACATGGACACCGGTCGGCTGGATATCGCCGGTGCCATGGAGTTGATCGGCTGCCTGTGGCTCAAGATTTCCGACAACGTGATCATGGTCCCGGAAGCCTCCGAGGAGATGTTCGGCGGCGCCGGCACCGTTCCGGCCATCACCCTGGGCGGGGTGGACAGCCAGGGCGAGGATGCGGTCAACGACCTGACCTATCTCATGCTCAGGGTCACCGAACTGCTCAAAATCCGCGATCCCAATGTCAACGCCCGCTATCACTACGAGAAGAATTCGGACGATTACCGAAGGCGGGTCGCCGAGGTGATTATCAACACCCGTGCCGTTCCGGCCTTTTTCAACGATGTGGCCAACATCAAGGCACTTTGCGGCCAGGGGGAAACCCTTGCCCATGCCCGGGACTATGCGGTGATCGGCTGCGTGGAACTGGCCAGCAGCGGCCGGGACTATCCGGCCTCGAGCTCGATCATGCTGAACCTGTCGGCCGCCATGGAGATGGCCCTTTACGGCGGCAGGCGGCCCATCACCGGGGAGACACAAATTGGGCCGGCCACCGCGCCGGCCGCGCAGATTACCAGTTTCGAGCAGTTCTGGGAGGCCTTCAAACAGCAACTCGACTGGCTCATCGATCAGGCCGTGCAGACCAATGAGATCCTGGGCGCCGTGCATCAGGAGATGATGCCCTCGCCCCTGCTTTCGGCATTTTTCGAAGGACCCATGCAAAACGGACGGGACCTGATCCAGGGTGGGGCGCTGTATAACTCATCCGGCGCCACGCACATCGGTTTCGCCGACACGGTCGATTCCCTCAGCGCCATTGAATCGGCCGTGTTTGCAAGACAGAAGGTCAGCTTCACGGAACTGGTCCAGGCCATGGAAAACGACTTCAGCGGCGCCGATGGGGAGAAGCTGAGGCTTTACCTGAAGAACCAGACTCCCAAATACGGCACCGAAGATCCCATTGCCCGTAAAAATGCCCGGAACCTGGTGGGGCACCTGTTCCGCACCTACCAGTCCCGGACCAACTACCGGGGCGGCAAGTACCGGCCCGCCTACTGGACCATGACCAACCACGCCGGCCTGGGCGGCATCAGTGGCGCCATGCCCAATGGCCGCAAATCCGGCGGCCTTTTTGCAAGCGGCATCACGCCGGTTTCCGGTGCCGCGCCGGAGTTGACCGCCTGTCTGAATGCCGTTGCCGAACTGGGCGGTGAACAGGTGCCGGGCTGTTGGGCCCTGAACATCAAATATACCCCGGAAGACGATGTGGCGGCCATGAGCCAGCGCTTTGCCCAGACCATCGAGGCGTACTTCAGGGCCGGCGGTCAGCAGGTCCAGTTCAACATCATGGATTACGCCATGCTCAAGGACGCCAAAAAACATCCTGAAAATTATCCCGAACTGATGGTCCGGGTGTCCGGCTACTCGGCCTACTTCAAGGATCTCAACGACCTGATGAAGGATGAGCTGATCACCCGCACCCAGTACGGCCTGACCGACGGACGGGCCGTGCCGTTTAACGATGACTGA